DNA from Bacteroidota bacterium:
GGGCGCGTATTAGGGGTAAAGAAGATCCAACATTGAAAATTGGTGTTGGTAATACACTTGATGTGAACGACGGCGAGTATGTTTGGGCACTGAAAGATATTAACATGGCGGTTGCCGAAGGTGAAGTGTTGGGCATCATCGGAAAAAATGGCGCTGGAAAATCAACGCTGCTCAAAATACTATCAAAAGTAACGACTCCAACGACCGGCCTTATTAAGATAAAAGGACGCATCGCGAGTTTGCTGGAAGTGGGAACGGGATTTCACCCAGAGCTTACCGGCAGAGAGAATATTTTTCTGAACGGTGCCATTCTAGGGATGACTAAAAGAGAAATCAGAACAAAGTTCGATGAAATCGTAGAGTTCTCCGGCGTTGGAAAATATATAGATACTCCTGTTAAACGCTACAGCAGCGGTATGTATGTTCGCCTAGCCTTTGCTGTTGCAGCACATCTTGAACCCGAAATTCTTATTGTTGATGAAGTGCTTGCTGTAGGTGATGCCGACTTTCAAAAAAAATGTCTTGGCAAGATGAAAGACGTAGCCGGCGAAGGCCGAACAGTCCTTTTTGTAAGTCACAATATGACTGCCGTAAGGTCATTATGTAAAAACGCAATATTGCTCAAACAGGGCATGGTTGAAGCAACCGGCACTGCTGACGATATGGTGGACCATTATTTGAAGTTAGGAACGGGCAATCTGGTTAAAAATATCAGTTACGATAACCCGGACGTAGCGCCTGGCAATGAGAATATCAGGATAAAAACTGTAAATGTCAGCCCTGATGATATTGCTGTTGACAAGGAGGTAACCCTCACTTTTGAGTTCTGGAATATGCAGCAGGAGCAAAAAATAAAGATCGCATTTGACTTGCTGAATTTGCACGAGCAAATCGTTTTTGGCTCTGCGACAGATGTGAGCGTAGACTTCGAGAAAAAAGGCAAGACTGTTTGTACCATCCCTGCCAATCTGTTAAATGACGATATTTATTCGGTCAACCTTTTCTTCTTCACTGAAGGGATGCGTCCACTGTATATGAATAAAGAAATATTATCATTTGAGGTGCGCGATATTCAGCGGGATTATGCGTATTTCGGGAAAGTGAACGGGATTGTGAGGCCGCAGCTTAAATGGGCCGTATCAGGAGAAAATGAAAAATAATAGCGTAAGGTAAGGAATAGTTATATCATGGAAAACCAATACATAAGCGATCTAGATTCAAAAAGATTTGGGTTTAAAATTGCCAAGGTCAATGATTACACAGAGACACCGTTAAATATTATTCAGGAATTACGAAATGATGGTGTAAAGCTTGTTATGTCTAAGATAAATCTATCGGAACTTAAATTGATTAATGAACTGGAGGATATTGGTTTCAGGATCATGGATAGTCAGGTGACCTATACTTACAAACTTGCAAATTTTAAGACGAATTGCGGAAACATTTTCAAGAATCCAGTTACGGTTAGATCGTTTATCCCGGAGGATCTGGAATCGGTGGTTGCTATACTTGAAGAATCGTTTAAAAATTACGGACATTATTTTGCAGATGAGCGGCTGGGGAAAAAGGAATGTCTTGATATTTATACTGACTGGGGGAGGCGTAGTTGCCTCGACAGTTCGGTAGCAGATATTGTTTTTGTGGCCGAAGATCAGAATCGGGTTGCAGGCATGCTGTCATTTAAAAAATATCGAAAGGATGATAAGGTATACGCTGCAGGCGGACTTGGTGCCGTGTCGTCCTTTTTCCGTGGCCGTGATGTGTTCAAGCAAATAGCGGTAAAGGGGCTTGAATGGGGAATGGAAAATAAATTTGACTGGGTGGAACATAATGTCCTTACAACAAATTTTCCGGTAAACGGAGCGTTCTCTTCGCTTGGATTTAAGGTCAGCAATTCATTCATAACTATGCATTGTTGGTTGTAGTATTAAACAGTTATGGAGCATGGTACTATTTCTAAAAATTGAGAATAATGCATTTCTGCAGTTGTAGAGCTAATCGCAGAAAATTTATAATCTGAAAAGTGTATTATGATACCTTTCAACAAACCATATTTGACCGGACTTGAAACGGCATATATTGAACAAGCAGTTAGATCGGGTAAGATCTCAGGTAATGGCATGTTCACCCAAAAATGCCAGCAATTTTTTCAGGAAAAATACGGGTTTAATAAATGTCTGCTTACCACTTCGTGTACCGATGCGCTTGAAATGGCCGCCTTGCTGCTGGATATAAAAGCAGGCGATGAGGTGATCATGCCTTCATATACATTTGTATCAACAGCCGTGGCCTTTGTAAGACAGGGCGCAACAATAGTTTTTGCCGACAGCCGCAGCGATCATCCTGGTATTGACGAAGAAGGCATTGAGGCATTGATTACATCAAAAACGAAAGCCATTGTAGTGGTTCATTATGCCGGCGCCGCCTGCGATATGGACAAAGTGATGGCCATCGCTGAAAAGTTCAAACTTTGGGTAGTTGAAGATGCAGCGCAGGCAATCGACTCATTTTATAAAGGCAAACCGCTTGGCGGGATAGGGCACTTGGGTTGTTTCTCCTTTCACGAAACAAAAAACCTGCAATGCGGCGAAGGCGGCATGTTAGTTATTAATCACAAAGAATTTGAAAAACGTGCTGAAATAATATGGGAGAAGGGAACCAACCGTGCTGAATTTTTCAGAGGCGAAGTAAATAAATACGGATGGGTGGATATAGGCTCATCATTCCTCCCTTCGGAAATTGTTGCCGCATTTTTATGGGCGCAACTGGAAAAACTTGAAGATATTCAGTTGAAAAGGAAAGCAATATGGAAAAGGTATGATGATAGTTTAAGAAAGTGGGCTCAGGATTCGAAAATACAGTTGCCGTTTATACCAGAATATGCTACGAATAATGCTCATATGTTTTACGCTGTTTGCCGGGATATTGAACAACGTTCAGACTTTATAGCCAAATTAAAAGAAAAGGGCATATATTCCGTATTTCATTACCTTAGCCTTCATACAAGTCCATTTTATCTTAACAAACATGATGGCCGACGTCTGCTCCGTTGCGACAAATATGCCGACACGCTGGTCCGTATGCCGCTTTTTTATGAACTTAGTAATGAAGATCTGAGTTTGATTATTGATGTTACAACAGGAATGACATATGGCCGCTAAAAGGAAGGTCCTTTTTTTAACTTCAGAGTTCTGGCAGGGAGGAGCCCAGCGGCATCTCTACGAGATCGATAAAGCGCTGGACAGGGACAGGTATACTAAATCTATTCTCTCACTCAGGGGACTGGGTACGAATCAAAGTTGGGACGACCACTATTATTCGAAGCACCTTGAACTTGGAACGGAGATTTTTTTTCTGGAACAGGT
Protein-coding regions in this window:
- a CDS encoding polysaccharide ABC transporter ATP-binding protein; translated protein: MKIIELENISKQYRLGLVSSRTVAGDLNRFWARIRGKEDPTLKIGVGNTLDVNDGEYVWALKDINMAVAEGEVLGIIGKNGAGKSTLLKILSKVTTPTTGLIKIKGRIASLLEVGTGFHPELTGRENIFLNGAILGMTKREIRTKFDEIVEFSGVGKYIDTPVKRYSSGMYVRLAFAVAAHLEPEILIVDEVLAVGDADFQKKCLGKMKDVAGEGRTVLFVSHNMTAVRSLCKNAILLKQGMVEATGTADDMVDHYLKLGTGNLVKNISYDNPDVAPGNENIRIKTVNVSPDDIAVDKEVTLTFEFWNMQQEQKIKIAFDLLNLHEQIVFGSATDVSVDFEKKGKTVCTIPANLLNDDIYSVNLFFFTEGMRPLYMNKEILSFEVRDIQRDYAYFGKVNGIVRPQLKWAVSGENEK
- the rffA gene encoding dTDP-4-amino-4,6-dideoxygalactose transaminase, whose translation is MIPFNKPYLTGLETAYIEQAVRSGKISGNGMFTQKCQQFFQEKYGFNKCLLTTSCTDALEMAALLLDIKAGDEVIMPSYTFVSTAVAFVRQGATIVFADSRSDHPGIDEEGIEALITSKTKAIVVVHYAGAACDMDKVMAIAEKFKLWVVEDAAQAIDSFYKGKPLGGIGHLGCFSFHETKNLQCGEGGMLVINHKEFEKRAEIIWEKGTNRAEFFRGEVNKYGWVDIGSSFLPSEIVAAFLWAQLEKLEDIQLKRKAIWKRYDDSLRKWAQDSKIQLPFIPEYATNNAHMFYAVCRDIEQRSDFIAKLKEKGIYSVFHYLSLHTSPFYLNKHDGRRLLRCDKYADTLVRMPLFYELSNEDLSLIIDVTTGMTYGR